CATATATAATAAAAATGAATTCAGATAATCCCGCGGCTGAAGCAACAGCCAGACTGGCAATACTGATGCCGCAAAAATGTAGACCAACAAAATCCAGGTCCAGGTTTGACTGGAGAGCAGAATGGGAAGCTGAAATCCCATCCAGATACAAAACAGCAACAATGCCACGCCGACAATTGTCGCAACCGCTAACGGGGCATTCATGCGATAAATCGATAAGCCAAAAAGGACCGCCAGCAAAATAAAGAACACCGAGGCCGTGCCGACGGGTGGTTTTTCAACGAATGTATTGGCGACCAGAATTGTAAAAGCCGCCACCACCAACACCAGCGTACACCAGGCGAAGATCAAAAACAGTTGCTTGCCCCTTCTGCCAATTTGCTGGTCGATCACCACGCCGATGGATTGCCCCTTGTGCCGAATCGATGCCACAATGGATGTCAAATCATGGACTGCGCCGATGAAAATGCTGCCGAGCACGATCCACAAGAACACTGGCACCCAACCGAAGACGGCAGCAGTGATGGGACCAACGATTGGTCCTGCGCCTGCTATGGAAGCAAAATGATGTCCCAATAGCACGGGCGCTTTGGCGGGGACATAATCCACATCATCTCGCATCGTATGGGCGGGCGTTGGTTGATTTGGATCGATTCCCAATCGTTTTGAGATATACCTTCCATAAAAAGCGTAGGCCAAGACGAAACCGATCACTGCGATTCCGAGCAATATGATTGAGCTCATGGAAACTCCTTTGCATATGATGCTGAAATGATTGTTCGCCAATGATGTATTAGATTCAATTATTGAAATCTACCTTGGGAGCTTGTCTCGCCTCTGGAGCTGTTTCAAAGTAAGCTCGCTTTTCAAATCCCATCAGACCAGCTACGATGAATACTGGGAAGCGCCGAATGGCACGATTGTATTCCAAGACCGATTCGTTATAACGACGCCGGGCAACAGAAATTCGATTTTCCGTGCCAGCCAGTTCATCTTGCAATCGGATGAAATTTTGATTTGCCTTCAGTTCAGGATATCGTTCGATAACCACAAGCAACCGCCCGAGGGCCTGGCCCAAATTTTCTTGAGCTTGGATAAATTGCTGTTGTAATGCTGGGTTATTAACCAGTTCGCTCGTGCTAATATTCGGCCTCGTCGCATTCGCCCTCGCCTGAATTACCGCCTCCAGCGTCTCACGCTCGAATTTGGCATATCCTTTCACAGTTTCGACCAAATTGGGAATGAGGTCCATGCGACGCTGGTAAAGATTTTCCACTTCAGACCAGGCACCATTCACACTCTCATCCAGATTTACTAACTTGTTATAAGAGAAAAACCCTGGCAAAAGAATAAATAAAGCCAATAAAACTATGATGACCAGACAACCGATGCCAGCCATTCCAAAAAAACCGAATCTTCTCTGTCCTTCCATTGTGCTCCTCTCCGAATATTTTATAATTGATCTACCACATTAATTAGTTTAGCTATTTGAATGATGTAGGCATCCATTAAATCACATAATTCAAATCGCCCAAATTTCCGATAGTTTTGCTCTATGAGATGTTCAAATAGTTTCGCGTCGAGATCGAAATTTTCTACAACTCTGCTAAAAAGGTCGCGCCTCGAGCTCGGCACGTCAATATTTTTTAGATAAAGAAGCCCTGTAAAAATCGATGCAAATGCTGGTAACGATTGGCTAATCAATTGCTTGATCAGCGTCGGCCGACCATTGCTATTTAGAAAGCCTTCTCGCAAATAGAGCAGTTTGCCGCGCAGCTCTCGTTCGCATTGCAATCGCAAATGCTCCAAGTTGATTTCAATCGATGCTAAAATATCTATGCCATACACTAAATGATGATGTAACTTTATTGTCAAAAATTCGATCGGGAAGGCATCCAGCGCAGAATGAATATATTCTTGGGTCAAAATTAGCGGCGTGCTTACATTTCGCTTTTTCCATCGTGCGACCAGCGGCAAAGCACGTCGAAGGTTTCGAATTCCCGATTCGCTAAGCACAATGAGAAAATTGATATCGGATCTCTTATAAACATATTCCCCTCGTGCTGCGCTGCCATACAAAATGATAGCTATCAATTGATCACCAAAAAGAGATTGATAATCGTGCACTAATTCTGAAAAGATTTGTTCTGGATTCTTTGGGATTTTAGGCATTGAATTCTGTCACTCCGTTAGCAATTTGATTCTGGTCTTTTGAAAAATAGGTAAATCACAGATATCTAAATGTCACCCAACAAATGAAAAGTCGCTTTGATTGTCATAAATAGCGCGTTAGAAGATCATCGCATTTAGGGGCCATGACATCAAAATTGTGCATTGATTCTCCAGAACTCTAAATTTGATTGAGATGTTCTGGAAGATCCAAATGATGGCAAAACATTGCAATTTTGATGGCGATCGCAATCATTGCCTCACTTGTTAGTTAATGGAACAAGGCGAATCATTTGCTCATTTGGCAGAATTTTGAATTTACTCACAATCTCATAAAATATTCGATCAAGGACGAACTAATAGCTTCGGCTTGCGCCACCGCCGCCGCTCATACCGCCACCGAAACCACCGAATCCTCCACCGAAGCCACCTCCATGCCCGCCAAAGCCTCCCCAACTATCTCGACCACCTCTACCTCCAGACATCGACCCAATAATTAACCAAGGCAAGATTCTACCTCGGGTGATGATGAGGAGAAAAATAATAAACAGAATGGGAAAAAGTCCCCCTACCCATTGTCCTGGTGCCGCATCCCCTTCATCCCCGGGACGCAGCGAGCTTATCTCGCCTGTTAGCTCAACGCCAGCCTTTGCTGCGATGGTCTGGGCAATAATGATGACAGCATTCAAGTATGCTTGGCCATAATTGCCCTTCCGTAAGTGAGGGATCATATAATCATCGATAATCTGACCGACCTTCCCATCGGGCAAAATGTCTTCTACGCCATAACCAGTTTCAATCCGCACCTTACGATCCTGAATGGCATTCAAAATAAGTACTCCATTGTCCTCGCCGCGCTTGCCAATTCCCCAAGATTCATACAGCCGATTCGCATATTCCTCTAAATTTTCACCTCCCAGCGATTCTATGGTGACAATTACTATGGCAGTGCTAGTTTTTTCCCAGACCTCATTACAAATTGCTTCGATTTGATTCTTAAATGAGGCGGGAATTACCTGAGCAAAATCATTTACGGCCTGGGCGCGCACTGGTCGCTCTGGAAGATTTTGAGCGAACAAGCTAACGATGCCCAATAGGATCCAAACGAATCCATACAAACTTATTTTGATATTTTTCATCCTTTACTCATTAAAGTTTGATCAGAATTTTTCACGATATTGATGCTGTTAAGTTCCTTAAACATTAAAACAAAAGGTTTCCAATAACCCACCCGGGGCGTTCAGAAACCTTTCGCTCAACTTGTTCCATGATTTGAAAAATTGATTCAATTGATTTAAAATTTTTTCACCTTTTTCCATTTCCAGCCAAATAGCAATGTACCGAGCCGGCGAGACCAGCGATGCTTGCTCATCGCCTTTTTCAACCCAGGGAACCTGCCCCGATCTAATTGGTTCTGAATAGAAACGAAGTTCATCCCGTGACTTTTATGATTGAGATCCTGAACGCGACCTTCCAACATAAATAATTCTTCCGCGGTACAAACCCCCTTCGCTACCAACATGTGCACAATAGTCTCCAAGGAAATTACATCGGCATTGGGGACAAATTGAGTATCCACAAAGTCATTTCCAGACCTGAACGCATGATACTTCCCAAAATTGCTTGAATCCATAATTTTAATCCTCCTGATGCTAAACCTAGTTGTAGTACCGTCTGGAGCTTATAACAGGCCAAATATAGATGGTTTTTTTTTATAATGCAAGCTAAAAATTTTGGACGATCATCTTTTTTTGTTTGTAAAATTTGAAGTAATGGAATGACTTTTGTTAATGTACTTTAATAATGTTTTTTGAAAAAATGCTTGACTATTTATAAATTAAATTGTATTTTAAGTTTCGTTTTGAAAAAATAATTGATGATTTTGAGAACGAAAAAAAATTCGTTATCGTTCGAAAATGAAAATCTGGCAAATTGATTGGAGCGAGTGAATGGCAAAATTGTTATTCGAACTGAGCGTAGAAAATAGGAAAGGCTTTTCATTAGGCTCGGCTACTGTTCCGGAACGAAAGTTAGCAGCGATGATCCCACCAAAGTTTTTGCGTCAGCAACCTGCGCGCCTACCCCAGTTGAGCGAAAACGAAGTCGTGCGACATTTCATTGCTCTCTCCACAATGAACTATCATATCGACAAAGGTTTTTATCCCCTTGGATCCTGCACAATGAAATACAATCCGAAAATCAATGAGCAGGTGGCGAGTAGTTCCTGCCTCAAGGATCTGCATCCGATGCAACATGAGAGGCTCACACAAGGCGCGCTGGCGCTGATGGATGAATTATCACAATTTCTGTGTGAGATCGCTGGCATGAAAGCAGTAACGTTACAACCAGCCGCAGGTGCCCATGGAGAGTTAACTGGTTTGATGTTGATTCGGGCGTATCATGAAAATCTAGGAGATCCCCGAGAAAATATTTTAATCCCAGATTCCGCTCATGGAACGAATCCTGCCAGTGTGACGATATCTGGATATCAGGCTGTAAAAATCAAATCGAACGAGCGCGGGCTGGTCGATTTAGAAGACCTGAAGCGTCATCTCAATGACAAGACTGCTGCATTAATGCTCACCAATCCAAATACGTTGGGCCTTTTTGAAACGCAACTTGCAAAGATTAACGAATTATTGCATGAAGTTGGTGCACTGCTGTATATGGATGGTGCCAATTTGAATGCGCTTTTAGGCATTGTTCGGCCTGGTGATGTGGGCGTTGATGTGCTTCACTTTAATTTGCACAAGACATTTTCAACTCCACATGGAGGGGGTGGTCCAGGAGCTGGCCCCGTTGGCGTCTCTGAAAAATTGGTCGATTTTCTGCCAGTCCCGCGGATTGTCAAAAATGGGAGTGAATATCACTTAAAGGATGACTTTCCTAAATCTATTGGCAGGATCCATTCCTTCTATGGCAATTTCGCTGTGATGGTTCGGGCATACACCTATATCAGGATGCTGGGTGCTGCGGGATTGAAACGCGTCAGTCAAAACGCCATTATCAATGCGAATTATTTAATGAAATTATTATCTGATCATTTTGAATTGCCCTATCCTGGACCAGCGATGCACGAGTTCGTGCTTTCAGGTTCGCGGCAAAAAGATAAGGGCGTTTCCACTGCCGATATGGCGAAACGGCTTTTGGATTTTGGTTTTCATGCGCCGACCATCTATTTTCCATTGATCGTGCGAGAGGCGATTATGATTGAGCCAACAGAAACAGAATCGAAGGAAACACTAGACCAATTTGCTGAGTGCATGATCCAGATCGCACGTGAAGCAGAAACCAATCCCGATCTTGTCCGGAACGCCCCACATACAACGCCGGTTGCGCGGCTGGATGAAGCCAGAGCCGTTAAGCAGCCAGACCTTCGTTATCAACCGCATTAACTTGTTGGAGAATGATTGGGTGCACGGGGAGCTCATTTTCGAAAGGCTTCATGACCCAAACAAGAGTTTAAAATAGCGCTGCGATGCCCAGGGGAGAAAGAATTGAGTCATAGTACTCAAGCGAGTTTTTGTGTAATCATGAAACTATTTTAATCAAAACAGCAACCACGCCCATATGATTGTATTCTTTCTTCGAAATCATATGTGATGAACCGTAGTTAACGGTCTGAGCGATCGTCGCACTAGTCAATAAGATCCCGAAAAAACAAGTGGCAATGCCAGCTCAATACTGGAACGCACACAGCGTCGAAGAGCTCTGATTTTTTAAGACGGATGAAGGGACGGGCAATTTTGCATCTATGATTAGACAACTTAGTGGAGAGTGAGAGGCATGATGAACAAAAAACCAGAGCAGTCCAAAATATTAGTGGTCGACGATATTCCGTTGAATCGAAAATTACAAAAGACCTATTTAGAGTCAGTTGGTTATCAGGTGATCTTGGCGAACGATGGAATTGAGGCATTGCAGCGCATTGATGAAGAGCGGCCTGATTTGATTTTGCTGGACGTAATGATGCCCAAAATGAATGGCTTTCAAGTGTGCCGACGATTAAAGAGCCTCGAAAGCACCCGATTTATTCCGATCATCATGGTGACCGCACTGAATGAGGTTGATGATAAAGTCAGAGGCATTGAGGCAGGAGCGGATGATTTCATCAGTAAACCGTTCAACAAATTGGAGCTATTGGCTCGGGTCAAATCTTTGCTTCGCATAAAATATTTGCATGATGAATTGGAGCTAAAAATCAAAGAACTGGAGATCGCTCAGAGTAAATTAATCCAATTGGCCATCACGGACGGTTTGACTGGATTATACAACTATAGATATTTTAAAGAACAATTGACGCAGGAAATCACCCGGGCGAAGCGTCATAATTCCCATGTATCGATTTCGATGATCGATATTGATTATTTTAAAAACTATAACGATACGCATGGGCATCCGGCGGGCGATCAAGTATTGAAGACGATTGCAGATTTGCTTCGAAATAATATTCGCAAAATTGATATTGCAGCTCGATACGGGGGGGAAGAATTTGCCCTCATCTTGGTAGAGACCGATAAACAAGCAGCCGGCGTAGTGGCCAATAAGATCAAGAACCTCATCGAGCATCAGAAGTTCCACTATGAAGAAACTCAACCTAATGGCAAGCTTACCATCAGCATGGGGGTTGCGACGTTCCCAGAAGACGCGATGACCCCAGAAGAATTGGTCAAAATTGCGGACCAGC
This genomic window from candidate division KSB1 bacterium contains:
- a CDS encoding LemA family protein → MEGQRRFGFFGMAGIGCLVIIVLLALFILLPGFFSYNKLVNLDESVNGAWSEVENLYQRRMDLIPNLVETVKGYAKFERETLEAVIQARANATRPNISTSELVNNPALQQQFIQAQENLGQALGRLLVVIERYPELKANQNFIRLQDELAGTENRISVARRRYNESVLEYNRAIRRFPVFIVAGLMGFEKRAYFETAPEARQAPKVDFNN
- a CDS encoding nucleotidyltransferase domain-containing protein, which encodes MPKIPKNPEQIFSELVHDYQSLFGDQLIAIILYGSAARGEYVYKRSDINFLIVLSESGIRNLRRALPLVARWKKRNVSTPLILTQEYIHSALDAFPIEFLTIKLHHHLVYGIDILASIEINLEHLRLQCERELRGKLLYLREGFLNSNGRPTLIKQLISQSLPAFASIFTGLLYLKNIDVPSSRRDLFSRVVENFDLDAKLFEHLIEQNYRKFGRFELCDLMDAYIIQIAKLINVVDQL
- a CDS encoding TPM domain-containing protein; translated protein: MKNIKISLYGFVWILLGIVSLFAQNLPERPVRAQAVNDFAQVIPASFKNQIEAICNEVWEKTSTAIVIVTIESLGGENLEEYANRLYESWGIGKRGEDNGVLILNAIQDRKVRIETGYGVEDILPDGKVGQIIDDYMIPHLRKGNYGQAYLNAVIIIAQTIAAKAGVELTGEISSLRPGDEGDAAPGQWVGGLFPILFIIFLLIITRGRILPWLIIGSMSGGRGGRDSWGGFGGHGGGFGGGFGGFGGGMSGGGGASRSY
- the gcvPB gene encoding aminomethyl-transferring glycine dehydrogenase subunit GcvPB — its product is MAKLLFELSVENRKGFSLGSATVPERKLAAMIPPKFLRQQPARLPQLSENEVVRHFIALSTMNYHIDKGFYPLGSCTMKYNPKINEQVASSSCLKDLHPMQHERLTQGALALMDELSQFLCEIAGMKAVTLQPAAGAHGELTGLMLIRAYHENLGDPRENILIPDSAHGTNPASVTISGYQAVKIKSNERGLVDLEDLKRHLNDKTAALMLTNPNTLGLFETQLAKINELLHEVGALLYMDGANLNALLGIVRPGDVGVDVLHFNLHKTFSTPHGGGGPGAGPVGVSEKLVDFLPVPRIVKNGSEYHLKDDFPKSIGRIHSFYGNFAVMVRAYTYIRMLGAAGLKRVSQNAIINANYLMKLLSDHFELPYPGPAMHEFVLSGSRQKDKGVSTADMAKRLLDFGFHAPTIYFPLIVREAIMIEPTETESKETLDQFAECMIQIAREAETNPDLVRNAPHTTPVARLDEARAVKQPDLRYQPH
- a CDS encoding PleD family two-component system response regulator encodes the protein MMNKKPEQSKILVVDDIPLNRKLQKTYLESVGYQVILANDGIEALQRIDEERPDLILLDVMMPKMNGFQVCRRLKSLESTRFIPIIMVTALNEVDDKVRGIEAGADDFISKPFNKLELLARVKSLLRIKYLHDELELKIKELEIAQSKLIQLAITDGLTGLYNYRYFKEQLTQEITRAKRHNSHVSISMIDIDYFKNYNDTHGHPAGDQVLKTIADLLRNNIRKIDIAARYGGEEFALILVETDKQAAGVVANKIKNLIEHQKFHYEETQPNGKLTISMGVATFPEDAMTPEELVKIADQRLYLAKKAGRNRVVLG